A genomic segment from Roseibium algicola encodes:
- the motA gene encoding flagellar motor stator protein MotA — MTILIGLIIAGASLIGGFAALGGKVSVLWQPWELVIILGVAIGAFVVANPMKVIRGTLVAVSDALRNAVPNKREYLDVLALLYGLMRELRAKGRNQVEPHIEDPNTSPIFQKYPSVLRNASLTTFICDYFRLIIVGNARAHEIEALVDEELHTIHRDQMKPYHAMSSIADALPAIGIIAAVLGVIKAMGAIDQSPQLLGSLIGAALVGTFVGIFFSYSLFGPIASKIRNVRESRLRTYIVVKQTLLAFMNGADPQIALEHGRKTISDYDRPTIDEVENETMSAGGAGADNVQDLQGAA; from the coding sequence GTGACTATTCTTATCGGCCTGATCATAGCAGGCGCGTCCCTTATAGGCGGCTTTGCCGCACTCGGAGGCAAGGTCTCCGTCCTCTGGCAGCCGTGGGAGCTCGTCATTATTCTTGGCGTCGCTATCGGTGCTTTTGTCGTTGCCAATCCAATGAAGGTAATCAGGGGAACCCTGGTTGCCGTGTCGGATGCGTTGCGCAACGCAGTTCCCAACAAGCGGGAATATCTCGACGTTCTGGCACTTCTCTACGGCCTGATGCGCGAGCTTCGCGCCAAGGGCCGCAACCAGGTCGAGCCGCACATTGAAGACCCGAATACTTCTCCGATTTTCCAGAAGTATCCGTCGGTTCTGCGCAATGCCAGTCTGACAACCTTCATCTGCGACTATTTCCGACTGATCATCGTCGGAAATGCCCGCGCTCACGAAATCGAAGCGCTGGTCGACGAAGAACTTCACACGATCCACCGCGACCAGATGAAGCCGTACCATGCCATGAGCAGCATCGCTGATGCATTGCCTGCCATCGGCATCATCGCGGCCGTACTCGGTGTCATCAAGGCCATGGGCGCAATCGACCAGTCTCCTCAGCTGCTAGGCAGCCTGATTGGCGCGGCACTCGTGGGCACGTTTGTCGGCATCTTCTTCTCCTACTCGCTGTTCGGCCCGATCGCCTCCAAGATCCGCAACGTCCGCGAGTCCCGCCTTCGTACCTACATCGTCGTCAAGCAGACCCTGCTTGCCTTCATGAACGGCGCCGATCCGCAGATCGCCCTTGAGCATGGCCGCAAGACCATCTCCGACTACGACCGTCCAACCATCGACGAAGTTGAAAACGAGACGATGAGTGCCGGTGGCGCTGGTGCCGATAACGTCCAGGACCTGCAGGGAGCCGCCTAA
- a CDS encoding flagellar motor switch protein FliM, which translates to MIEAATASSNASSSERAMIADRLLDAAGISVDRLPMLPVVFDRMARLMADAMRQKSPSPSYISVSYVENNRIGDVLDEFESNALVAVLYSPEWDARVLVGFDRDFIFTLVDVLFGADGTEPPIDDERPFSNIETRIARTMFEVAAKALAESFAPIAETTLKIERIESRMDFAVVGRRNNPAVVARLLQQAIGRGGEVFIVMPHSTLNPLRQRLSQVLSGEMSSRDKQWTQHFHNEIQRTEVKLEAILEEREMSLGDLANLRVGQVIELQATARSPVTLACNDQPVFTCQLGQLNGSYTLQIEELIHEEEKDLFDDLRNR; encoded by the coding sequence ATGATCGAAGCAGCGACCGCAAGCTCCAATGCTTCCAGCTCCGAACGCGCGATGATCGCCGACCGACTGCTGGATGCCGCCGGAATTTCCGTTGACCGCCTGCCGATGCTTCCGGTGGTGTTCGACCGCATGGCCCGCCTGATGGCCGACGCCATGCGCCAGAAGTCCCCCTCACCGTCCTACATTTCGGTGAGCTACGTTGAAAACAACCGCATCGGCGACGTACTCGACGAGTTCGAATCCAATGCGCTGGTGGCCGTACTTTATTCTCCGGAATGGGACGCCCGTGTACTCGTCGGCTTCGACCGGGACTTCATCTTCACACTGGTGGATGTCCTCTTCGGTGCTGACGGGACCGAGCCTCCCATCGACGATGAACGCCCCTTCTCGAACATCGAAACGCGAATCGCGCGCACCATGTTCGAGGTAGCCGCCAAGGCACTTGCCGAGAGCTTTGCTCCGATTGCCGAAACAACGCTGAAGATCGAGCGCATCGAAAGCCGCATGGACTTTGCGGTGGTTGGCCGGCGGAACAACCCGGCCGTGGTGGCCCGCCTGCTGCAACAGGCAATCGGGCGCGGCGGCGAAGTGTTTATCGTCATGCCGCACTCGACACTTAACCCTCTGCGGCAGCGCCTTTCCCAGGTTCTGTCCGGCGAGATGTCGAGCCGCGACAAACAGTGGACACAGCATTTCCACAACGAGATCCAGCGCACCGAAGTCAAGCTGGAAGCCATTCTCGAAGAACGTGAAATGTCGCTCGGCGACCTTGCAAACCTCCGGGTCGGACAGGTCATCGAACTTCAGGCGACAGCCCGCTCTCCGGTCACACTCGCCTGCAACGACCAGCCCGTCTTCACCTGCCAGCTTGGACAGTTGAACGGATCCTACACGTTGCAGATCGAAGAGCTCATCCATGAGGAAGAAAAGGATCTTTTCGATGATCTCCGCAATCGTTGA